Proteins encoded in a region of the Zunongwangia endophytica genome:
- the argS gene encoding arginine--tRNA ligase → MNIQEMLTTRVKEAVQTIHDVTLETVEFQPTRKDFEGDVTVVCFPMLRQVKTNPVKLGEDIGNYLQEHVMMVSRFNVVKGFLNIVLNDAYYLDFFNDIKDDPNFGFVKPGEDARKIMVEYSSPNTNKPLHLGHIRNNLLGFSVAEVLKAAGNEVYKTQIINDRGIHICKSMLAWQRFGNGETPESTGLKGDKLVGNYYVKFDQEYKAEIQQLITEGKSEKEAKAEAPILLEAKEMLRKWEAGDADVVELWKTMNQWVYDGFKETYNALGVDFDKNYYESDTYLLGKDVVNKGLEDGVFYRKEDGSVWIDLSDEGLDEKIVLRSDGTAVYMTQDIGTAIQRVEDFAINGMVYTVGNEQDYHFKVLFLILKKLGFAWAEYLYHLSYGMVDLPSGKMKSREGTVVDADDLISEMTETARKISEELGKLDGLSVEEKEDLYRMIGLGALKYYILKVDPKKRILFNPEESVDFQGNTGPFIQYTHARIQSILRKADFDYESQFVSEYELHEKEKALIKQIQLYPETIQLAAENHSPALIANYTYDLVKEFNSFYQNVSILGADKDLERQLRTQLSKVVANIIKTSFELLGIQVPERM, encoded by the coding sequence ATGAATATTCAGGAAATGCTTACTACTCGTGTTAAGGAAGCAGTGCAAACCATTCACGATGTTACTCTAGAAACTGTAGAATTTCAGCCTACAAGAAAGGATTTTGAAGGAGATGTTACCGTGGTTTGCTTCCCAATGTTACGACAAGTAAAAACAAATCCGGTTAAGCTAGGCGAAGACATAGGTAATTATCTTCAGGAGCATGTAATGATGGTTAGTCGTTTTAATGTGGTGAAAGGATTTCTGAATATAGTTCTTAATGATGCCTACTATCTTGATTTCTTTAATGACATCAAAGATGATCCTAATTTTGGTTTTGTAAAACCGGGTGAAGATGCCAGAAAGATTATGGTAGAATATTCTTCGCCAAATACTAATAAGCCACTTCATCTTGGCCATATTCGTAATAATTTATTAGGATTTTCGGTTGCGGAAGTTCTTAAAGCTGCCGGGAACGAAGTTTATAAAACCCAAATTATTAATGATCGCGGAATCCATATCTGTAAATCGATGCTGGCTTGGCAACGTTTCGGGAATGGAGAAACTCCAGAGTCTACAGGATTAAAAGGTGATAAACTGGTAGGGAATTATTACGTGAAGTTCGATCAGGAATATAAAGCTGAAATTCAGCAATTAATTACTGAAGGAAAAAGCGAAAAAGAAGCGAAAGCTGAAGCGCCTATTTTACTGGAAGCAAAAGAAATGCTTCGCAAGTGGGAAGCCGGTGATGCTGATGTAGTTGAACTTTGGAAAACCATGAACCAATGGGTTTATGATGGCTTTAAAGAAACATATAACGCGTTAGGCGTAGATTTCGATAAGAATTATTACGAAAGTGATACATATCTTTTAGGTAAAGATGTAGTGAACAAAGGTCTGGAAGATGGTGTTTTTTACAGAAAGGAAGATGGCAGCGTTTGGATCGATCTATCTGATGAAGGTTTAGATGAAAAAATCGTTTTGCGTAGCGATGGTACTGCAGTTTACATGACGCAAGACATTGGTACGGCGATACAACGTGTAGAAGATTTTGCTATTAACGGCATGGTTTATACCGTTGGTAACGAGCAGGATTATCACTTTAAAGTACTATTCTTAATTCTGAAAAAACTAGGTTTTGCCTGGGCAGAATATTTATATCATTTAAGCTACGGAATGGTAGATTTACCTAGCGGAAAGATGAAAAGTAGAGAGGGTACAGTTGTGGATGCTGATGATTTAATAAGTGAAATGACTGAAACCGCTCGTAAAATTTCTGAAGAGTTAGGGAAATTAGACGGTTTAAGCGTAGAAGAAAAAGAAGATTTATATCGAATGATTGGTCTTGGAGCGCTTAAATATTACATTTTAAAAGTAGATCCAAAAAAACGAATCTTATTTAATCCTGAAGAATCTGTAGATTTTCAGGGAAATACAGGTCCGTTTATTCAATATACGCATGCTAGAATTCAGTCGATTTTAAGAAAGGCAGATTTTGATTACGAATCTCAATTTGTTTCAGAATACGAATTACATGAAAAAGAAAAAGCGCTTATCAAGCAAATCCAGCTATATCCTGAAACAATTCAATTAGCGGCTGAAAATCATAGTCCGGCTCTAATTGCTAATTATACCTACGATTTGGTAAAAGAATTTAATTCGTTTTATCAAAATGTATCGATACTAGGCGCTGATAAAGATTTAGAACGACAGTTGAGAACACAACTTTCTAAAGTTGTAGCCAATATTATTAAAACTTCATTCGAATTATTAGGAATACAAGTTCCTGAAAGAATGTAG
- the ffh gene encoding signal recognition particle protein, whose amino-acid sequence MFDNLSDKLDNALHVLKGHGQITEVNVAETLKEVRRALVDADVNYKIAKDFTNVVKEKALGQDVLSALKPGQLMVKLVKDELTQLMGGEAAGINLSGDPSVILMSGLQGSGKTTFSGKLASFLKNKKTKKPLLVACDVYRPAAINQLHVVGEQVGVEVFSDEGNQDPVAISKAAIAHAKQNGHNVVIIDTAGRLAVDEAMMTEISNIHAAIEPQETLFVVDSMTGQDAVNTAKAFNDRLDFDGVILTKLDGDTRGGAAISIKSVVNKPIKFIGTGEKMDAIDVFYPSRMADRILGMGDVVSLVERAQEQYDEEEARKLQKKIAKNAFGFDDFLKQLQQIKKMGSMKDLLGMIPGAGKMLKDVDIDDDAFKGIEAIIHSMTPEERSTPKVINSSRKKRIAKGSGTSVQEVNQLLKQFNQMGKMMKMMQGGGGRQMMNMMKGMK is encoded by the coding sequence ATGTTTGATAATTTAAGTGATAAGTTAGATAATGCCTTACATGTCTTAAAAGGACATGGTCAAATTACCGAAGTAAACGTTGCAGAAACGCTTAAAGAAGTACGACGTGCTCTTGTTGATGCCGATGTTAACTATAAAATTGCCAAGGATTTTACCAATGTTGTAAAAGAAAAAGCTTTAGGACAGGATGTTTTATCTGCTCTTAAGCCGGGACAATTGATGGTTAAACTGGTAAAGGATGAGCTTACTCAATTAATGGGTGGTGAGGCTGCCGGTATTAATCTTAGTGGTGATCCTTCAGTAATTTTAATGTCTGGTTTGCAGGGTAGTGGTAAAACGACTTTCTCTGGTAAACTGGCAAGTTTCCTAAAAAACAAAAAGACTAAAAAGCCTCTTTTAGTGGCTTGTGATGTGTATCGTCCTGCAGCGATCAACCAGTTACATGTGGTTGGAGAGCAGGTTGGTGTTGAGGTTTTTAGTGATGAAGGAAATCAGGATCCTGTTGCCATTTCTAAAGCTGCAATCGCGCATGCTAAGCAAAATGGACACAATGTAGTGATTATTGATACCGCTGGTCGTTTAGCTGTAGATGAGGCGATGATGACCGAGATTTCGAATATTCACGCGGCAATCGAACCACAAGAAACGTTATTTGTTGTGGATTCAATGACTGGACAGGATGCGGTAAATACCGCAAAAGCTTTTAATGACCGCTTGGATTTTGACGGAGTTATACTTACCAAATTAGATGGTGATACTCGCGGCGGTGCAGCGATTTCGATTAAATCTGTAGTTAATAAGCCTATTAAATTTATTGGTACTGGTGAGAAAATGGACGCTATCGATGTGTTCTATCCTTCTCGTATGGCCGATAGGATTTTGGGGATGGGAGATGTTGTGTCTCTTGTAGAGCGTGCACAGGAACAGTATGATGAAGAGGAAGCGCGTAAACTTCAGAAGAAAATCGCTAAAAATGCGTTTGGTTTTGATGATTTCTTAAAGCAACTTCAGCAGATCAAAAAGATGGGATCCATGAAAGATCTTCTTGGTATGATCCCTGGTGCTGGTAAAATGCTTAAAGATGTAGATATCGATGATGATGCATTTAAAGGTATCGAAGCTATAATTCATTCGATGACTCCAGAGGAGCGAAGCACTCCAAAAGTAATTAATTCAAGCAGAAAGAAGAGAATTGCAAAAGGTTCAGGAACCTCTGTACAGGAAGTGAATCAGTTATTGAAGCAATTCAACCAGATGGGTAAAATGATGAAGATGATGCAGGGAGGCGGCGGTCGCCAAATGATGAATATGATGAAAGGGATGAAATAA
- a CDS encoding four helix bundle protein, translated as MDFKSLKVYQKAFSLAMRIFEESKSFPSEEKFSLTDQIRRSSRSVFANIAEAYRKRKYPKHFVSKLTDCDAENAETQTWLEFAYSCNYLSEEKKVSLTEDSYEIVRLLNFMIHNPGKFGAGD; from the coding sequence ATGGATTTTAAATCTTTAAAAGTATATCAGAAAGCTTTTTCTCTTGCGATGCGAATTTTTGAGGAATCAAAATCTTTTCCTTCAGAAGAGAAATTTTCTTTGACAGATCAAATAAGAAGAAGTTCACGATCGGTTTTTGCTAACATTGCAGAAGCATATAGGAAACGAAAATACCCTAAGCATTTTGTAAGTAAGTTAACTGATTGCGATGCCGAAAATGCTGAAACACAGACTTGGCTCGAATTCGCGTATTCTTGTAATTATTTATCTGAAGAGAAAAAAGTTAGCTTAACTGAGGATAGCTATGAAATAGTACGACTATTGAATTTTATGATACATAATCCCGGAAAGTTTGGCGCGGGAGATTAA
- a CDS encoding bifunctional 5,10-methylenetetrahydrofolate dehydrogenase/5,10-methenyltetrahydrofolate cyclohydrolase, with product MTILDGKKVSNDIKNEIGAEVEKMKQRGEKVPHLAAIIVGNDGASKTYVNSKVKACERVGFESSLFRMSSTISEIELLDKIEELNQNDDIDGFIVQLPLPPQIDTQKVLNAVDPDKDVDGFHPTNFGKMALDMTTFIPATPFGILELLERYDIPTKGKHTVVIGRSYIVGRPMSILMGRSGFPGNSTVTLTHEFTKNITQITSQADIIIIAVGIPDFLKGEMIKDDAVIIDVGITRVPDDNAEKGYIIKGDVDFENVSKRASFITPVPGGVGPMTVSMLLKNTLLARERHRVRNSEKQL from the coding sequence ATGACTATTTTAGACGGTAAAAAAGTAAGTAACGATATTAAAAATGAGATCGGTGCTGAAGTCGAAAAAATGAAGCAACGTGGTGAAAAAGTACCACATCTTGCAGCAATCATCGTTGGTAATGACGGGGCAAGTAAAACTTACGTAAATAGTAAAGTGAAAGCTTGTGAAAGGGTGGGATTTGAATCTTCACTTTTTAGAATGTCTTCTACCATTAGCGAAATCGAACTTTTAGATAAGATTGAGGAGCTTAATCAAAATGATGATATCGATGGTTTTATCGTTCAATTACCATTACCTCCACAAATTGATACACAAAAAGTATTAAATGCTGTAGATCCAGATAAAGATGTTGATGGCTTCCATCCAACAAATTTTGGTAAAATGGCATTGGATATGACGACTTTTATTCCTGCGACGCCTTTTGGAATTTTGGAGCTTTTGGAGCGCTACGATATTCCTACCAAAGGAAAACATACGGTAGTTATTGGTAGAAGTTATATTGTGGGTAGACCAATGAGTATCTTAATGGGTAGAAGTGGATTCCCTGGGAATTCAACTGTTACTTTAACGCACGAGTTTACAAAGAATATTACTCAAATTACTTCTCAGGCCGATATTATAATTATTGCAGTAGGAATTCCCGACTTTTTAAAAGGAGAGATGATTAAAGATGATGCTGTAATTATTGATGTAGGAATTACCCGTGTGCCAGATGACAATGCTGAAAAAGGATACATCATTAAAGGAGATGTTGATTTTGAAAATGTAAGCAAACGAGCTTCATTTATTACTCCTGTTCCAGGTGGGGTAGGACCAATGACGGTTTCTATGCTTCTAAAAAATACGCTTTTAGCAAGAGAAAGACACCGAGTAAGAAATAGCGAAAAGCAACTTTAA
- a CDS encoding YkvA family protein, with translation MFGKKKKEINEEYFKEGVVKVDEGDVELAANSQEEVSDKILNSGMLKKYTEIGKLMYAMLNDYRKGQYRDIPWFTIAAIAFSFLYILNPLDVIPDFIPGLGYIDDFAIITFAIRFIESDIHKYLDYKLEETK, from the coding sequence ATGTTCGGCAAAAAGAAGAAAGAAATAAACGAAGAATACTTTAAAGAAGGTGTAGTAAAAGTTGATGAAGGTGATGTAGAACTTGCCGCAAACTCTCAGGAAGAAGTTTCAGATAAAATTCTAAACTCTGGGATGTTAAAGAAATATACCGAAATTGGGAAGTTGATGTACGCTATGCTGAATGATTATCGCAAAGGCCAGTACAGAGATATTCCCTGGTTTACCATTGCAGCAATTGCATTTTCATTTCTTTACATCTTGAATCCTTTAGATGTAATTCCAGATTTTATTCCGGGATTAGGATATATTGATGATTTTGCGATAATTACTTTCGCGATTCGATTTATTGAATCTGATATCCATAAATATCTGGATTATAAATTAGAAGAAACCAAATAG
- a CDS encoding AI-2E family transporter, translating into MNNLKPSLVRQIFVLLLILLLGILIFRELVPYLTGILGAITLYVLMAGWMEKLLKKGWKPHLAASLLMLGSFIGILIPIGGIIFMLTSKIGKAVDNSEMVISALKKQLNHLEEYAGYDISGAIDTSAITGWISDNLQNLAGGTFNAFVAIGIMYFMLYFMLINREKMKNALIDYIPLGKANLSTIAKESNLLVKSNALGIPLVAVVQGLIALIGYLVLGVPDPFFWFGITAIGSMIPFIGTAIGIAPTTILLFADGHNWQGIALLIYGIVVVGSTDNLIRIMVLDRLAKVHTLITLIGVVVGVQIFGFIGLIFGPLLVSLFLLILQIYKKEYGNENDRL; encoded by the coding sequence ATGAATAATCTTAAGCCGTCTTTAGTACGGCAAATATTTGTTTTACTCCTTATCCTTCTTTTAGGAATATTAATCTTCCGTGAGCTTGTACCTTATTTAACCGGTATACTGGGAGCAATCACATTGTATGTGTTGATGGCAGGTTGGATGGAAAAATTGCTAAAAAAGGGTTGGAAACCTCATCTTGCAGCAAGTTTACTCATGCTAGGATCGTTTATTGGAATTCTAATCCCAATTGGTGGAATTATTTTTATGCTAACCTCAAAAATTGGAAAAGCTGTTGATAATTCTGAAATGGTGATTTCAGCCTTAAAAAAGCAACTAAACCATTTAGAAGAATATGCTGGCTACGATATTAGTGGAGCAATTGACACTTCTGCAATTACTGGATGGATTTCTGATAACTTACAAAATTTAGCAGGCGGAACCTTTAATGCGTTTGTGGCAATTGGGATTATGTATTTTATGCTTTACTTCATGCTTATCAACCGTGAGAAGATGAAGAATGCACTTATCGATTATATTCCTTTAGGTAAAGCAAACCTAAGCACTATTGCCAAAGAAAGTAATTTATTAGTAAAATCTAATGCTTTAGGAATACCTCTAGTTGCGGTAGTACAAGGTTTGATCGCACTTATTGGATATTTAGTATTAGGCGTTCCAGATCCATTTTTTTGGTTCGGGATTACAGCTATAGGATCTATGATACCTTTTATTGGTACTGCGATAGGAATTGCTCCTACTACAATCTTATTATTTGCTGATGGGCATAATTGGCAGGGAATTGCATTACTAATTTATGGTATCGTGGTAGTAGGATCTACAGATAACCTGATAAGGATTATGGTGTTAGATCGTTTAGCTAAAGTACACACACTAATTACTTTAATAGGAGTAGTTGTTGGAGTTCAAATTTTTGGATTTATAGGATTAATATTCGGGCCTCTATTGGTTTCCCTATTTTTATTAATTCTGCAGATCTATAAAAAGGAATACGGGAATGAAAATGATCGCTTATAA
- a CDS encoding VOC family protein, which produces MKVQPFHLAIPVYDLEACRKFYGDILGCGEGRSSDHWVDFNFFGHQLVIHYKPKEEIASEHSNPVDGKSVPVPHFGVVLEWNVFEQFSSLLESKNIDFIIAPYIRFEGEVGEQTTMFFKDPCGNALEFKAFRNKDQIFAT; this is translated from the coding sequence ATGAAAGTACAACCATTTCATCTTGCAATTCCTGTTTACGATTTAGAAGCCTGCCGTAAGTTTTACGGCGACATCCTTGGCTGTGGTGAAGGCCGTAGTAGCGATCACTGGGTAGATTTCAATTTCTTTGGTCACCAATTAGTAATACATTATAAACCTAAAGAAGAAATCGCCAGCGAACATAGTAATCCTGTAGATGGAAAATCGGTACCCGTACCGCATTTTGGTGTGGTACTAGAATGGAATGTTTTCGAGCAATTTTCCAGCTTATTAGAATCAAAAAATATCGATTTCATCATAGCTCCTTACATTAGATTTGAAGGAGAAGTTGGCGAACAAACAACGATGTTTTTTAAAGATCCCTGCGGAAATGCATTGGAGTTCAAAGCATTTAGAAACAAAGATCAAATATTTGCAACCTAA
- a CDS encoding DUF7218 family protein, producing MAKRIKNEEQYETLRDKGYSQEKAARIANTENSGEKGGKAEKYEERSKEDLYEQAKKVGIEGRSKMSKEELIKALRNN from the coding sequence ATGGCGAAAAGAATCAAAAACGAAGAACAATACGAAACACTTCGCGATAAAGGCTACAGCCAGGAAAAGGCTGCGAGGATAGCGAATACCGAAAACTCTGGAGAAAAAGGAGGAAAAGCCGAAAAATACGAGGAGCGCTCTAAAGAAGATTTATACGAACAGGCCAAGAAAGTTGGTATAGAAGGACGTTCTAAAATGAGTAAAGAAGAACTTATAAAAGCACTAAGAAATAACTAA
- the rluF gene encoding 23S rRNA pseudouridine(2604) synthase RluF has translation MAEENLTRINKFLSEAGFCSRRAADKLIDQGRVTINGVVPEMGTKIASGDEVKVDGQLIATEEKEKPNVYIAFNKPVGIVCTTDTKREKNNIIDYINFPERIFPIGRLDKPSEGLIFLTSDGDIVNKILRARNNHEKEYIVSVHKPIDSGFVEEMSNGIPILDTITRKCFVEQTGEKEFRIILTQGLNRQIRRMCEFLGYEVTKLKRVRIMNVELDVPVGKWRHITQNELEEIDRLVNSSSKTEEASQLSEAKKDSKPKGIKTKSKATGKRPRKKS, from the coding sequence ATGGCTGAAGAGAATTTAACCCGTATTAATAAATTTTTAAGCGAAGCTGGATTTTGTTCCAGAAGAGCTGCAGATAAACTTATCGATCAAGGAAGAGTTACCATAAACGGAGTTGTTCCTGAAATGGGAACCAAAATTGCTTCCGGCGACGAAGTAAAGGTTGACGGACAACTAATTGCTACGGAAGAAAAGGAAAAGCCGAATGTTTATATCGCTTTCAATAAACCAGTAGGTATTGTGTGTACCACCGATACAAAACGGGAGAAAAACAATATTATCGATTATATTAATTTCCCTGAACGCATTTTCCCTATTGGTCGTTTAGATAAACCTAGTGAAGGATTAATTTTTCTTACCAGTGATGGTGATATTGTAAATAAAATTCTGCGTGCTCGTAATAACCATGAGAAGGAATATATCGTAAGCGTTCATAAACCTATCGACTCCGGTTTTGTTGAAGAAATGAGCAACGGAATCCCCATTTTAGATACTATTACCAGAAAATGTTTTGTAGAGCAAACAGGAGAGAAAGAGTTTCGTATCATTTTAACTCAGGGTCTTAATCGCCAAATTAGAAGAATGTGCGAATTTCTTGGTTACGAAGTAACTAAGCTGAAACGAGTTAGGATTATGAATGTCGAGTTGGACGTTCCTGTCGGAAAATGGCGCCATATTACCCAAAATGAACTTGAAGAAATTGATCGTTTAGTAAATTCATCTTCAAAAACTGAAGAAGCCTCTCAACTTTCTGAAGCAAAAAAAGATTCGAAACCTAAGGGAATTAAAACCAAAAGTAAAGCTACTGGCAAGCGTCCTCGAAAAAAATCTTAA
- a CDS encoding RNA polymerase sigma factor — protein MKVIQLFKNESQLIKRAAQNNREAQQQLYENHSGKMLSVCRQYVKDMHYAEEVMLNGFFKVFTHLDDFKGEGSFEGWIRKIMVREAISFLRKKKSLEFPEDEFAGYGETSNNIDEALSVAHIQQLIDNLPEGYKLVFVLYAVEGYKHQEIAKMLNITEGTSKSQLFKARKMLQEKLTKKETGYGAN, from the coding sequence GTGAAAGTAATTCAACTTTTTAAAAACGAATCTCAGCTTATAAAGCGGGCAGCGCAAAACAATCGTGAAGCGCAGCAGCAGTTGTATGAGAATCACTCTGGTAAAATGCTTAGTGTTTGTAGGCAATATGTAAAAGACATGCATTATGCTGAAGAAGTAATGCTGAATGGCTTTTTTAAAGTCTTTACGCACTTGGATGATTTTAAAGGAGAAGGAAGTTTTGAGGGATGGATTCGTAAAATAATGGTGAGGGAAGCCATAAGTTTTCTTCGGAAGAAAAAAAGTTTAGAATTTCCTGAAGATGAATTTGCCGGTTATGGTGAGACTTCTAATAATATCGATGAAGCTTTGAGTGTGGCACACATACAGCAACTAATTGACAATTTACCCGAAGGTTATAAGTTGGTTTTTGTGCTGTATGCGGTAGAAGGATATAAGCATCAGGAAATTGCAAAAATGTTGAATATTACTGAAGGAACTTCTAAATCTCAATTGTTTAAAGCGAGAAAAATGTTGCAGGAAAAATTAACTAAAAAAGAGACAGGTTATGGCGCCAATTAA
- the dnaG gene encoding DNA primase yields MIAKSTIDNVFETARVEEVIQDFVQLKKSGTNFKGLSPFTDERSPSFMVSPVKQIWKDFSSGKGGNVVAFLMEHEHFTYPEAIKYLAKKYGIEIEETQQTDEQKVQADERESMYLVSEFANKYFQKILHKTDAGQAIGLSYFKERGFTNETIKKFQLGYCLDEWDAFTKEALAEGYKLDYLEKTGLSIVKGERQFDRFKGRVMFPIHSMSGRVLGFGGRILTSDKKAAKYLNSPESDIYHKSKVLYGISYAKQAIAKEDNCYLVEGYTDVIQFHQSGVENVVSSSGTALTSEQIRLISRLTKNITVLFDGDAAGIRASLRGIDLILEQGMNVKVCSFPEGEDPDSFARKNSEEQLKEFLTENATDFISFKASLLMKDAKNDPVKKAALIRDMVSSIAKIPDTIQQEVYLQECSRIMDISEDVLFSTLAQLTKKGAQDQKRAGKTEQKSFQVVKDTSPQQDKVIRRVDELHVLEKGIVSALLLYGNEKREFEEMFLEADDTGEPVLKSTQVEQKVSRKIYLDLQEDEIALANPDFRSIYEYLIEYYNRDEKVVIEQFVNEIPPEKASIVTDILMAEEQYQLSDWTRQDIPVKSKKEQIDRLVSETILNFRRHLLMSKIKELQSSMTELNAEVDNSNKLEEIMDYIQLRKTIEGKLNRVTS; encoded by the coding sequence TTGATTGCTAAAAGTACCATAGATAATGTGTTTGAGACCGCCCGGGTAGAGGAGGTGATTCAGGATTTTGTACAGCTTAAAAAATCAGGAACTAACTTTAAAGGTTTAAGTCCGTTTACAGACGAGCGTAGCCCAAGTTTTATGGTGTCGCCTGTTAAACAGATCTGGAAAGATTTCTCTAGCGGAAAAGGAGGGAACGTTGTTGCATTTTTAATGGAACACGAACACTTTACCTATCCTGAAGCCATAAAGTATCTGGCTAAAAAATATGGAATCGAAATTGAGGAAACTCAACAGACCGATGAGCAAAAAGTGCAGGCTGATGAGCGTGAAAGTATGTATTTGGTTTCTGAATTTGCCAATAAATATTTTCAGAAAATTCTGCATAAAACTGATGCGGGGCAGGCTATCGGGCTTAGTTACTTTAAAGAACGAGGTTTTACTAACGAAACCATTAAGAAATTTCAGCTTGGATATTGTTTAGATGAATGGGATGCTTTTACTAAAGAAGCTTTAGCTGAAGGTTACAAACTCGATTATCTGGAAAAAACAGGGCTGTCTATCGTTAAAGGCGAACGACAATTTGATCGTTTTAAAGGTCGGGTGATGTTTCCTATCCATTCCATGTCTGGACGGGTTTTAGGCTTTGGAGGTCGAATTTTAACTTCAGATAAGAAAGCAGCAAAATATCTCAATTCGCCAGAAAGTGATATTTACCATAAAAGTAAAGTTCTTTACGGGATTTCGTATGCCAAGCAAGCGATAGCAAAAGAAGATAATTGTTATTTGGTTGAAGGGTATACCGATGTTATTCAGTTTCATCAAAGTGGTGTAGAGAATGTGGTTTCCTCTTCTGGAACAGCTTTAACATCAGAGCAGATTCGGCTTATAAGTAGGCTTACCAAAAATATCACCGTATTATTTGATGGAGATGCAGCCGGAATTCGAGCTTCACTTCGCGGGATCGATTTGATCTTAGAGCAGGGAATGAACGTGAAAGTCTGCAGTTTCCCTGAAGGTGAAGATCCAGATAGTTTCGCAAGAAAAAATTCTGAAGAACAACTGAAGGAGTTTTTAACTGAAAATGCAACCGATTTTATAAGTTTTAAGGCGTCTTTATTAATGAAAGATGCTAAGAACGATCCCGTAAAAAAGGCAGCGCTTATTCGGGATATGGTAAGCAGTATTGCTAAGATCCCAGATACTATTCAGCAGGAAGTTTACTTGCAGGAATGTTCAAGAATCATGGATATTTCTGAAGATGTCTTGTTTTCTACCTTGGCACAGCTTACCAAAAAAGGTGCGCAAGATCAAAAGAGAGCTGGGAAAACAGAACAGAAGAGTTTTCAAGTTGTAAAAGACACGTCACCACAGCAAGACAAAGTAATACGTCGTGTGGACGAATTGCATGTGTTAGAAAAAGGAATTGTGAGTGCACTTTTACTCTACGGAAATGAAAAAAGAGAGTTTGAGGAAATGTTTCTTGAAGCAGATGATACCGGAGAACCAGTTTTAAAAAGCACACAGGTTGAACAAAAAGTTTCTCGTAAAATTTATCTAGATCTACAGGAAGATGAAATTGCTTTAGCGAATCCTGATTTTAGATCGATTTACGAGTATCTAATTGAATATTACAATCGAGACGAAAAAGTTGTAATCGAACAATTTGTAAATGAAATTCCGCCAGAAAAAGCTTCTATAGTTACCGATATATTGATGGCAGAAGAGCAATATCAGTTAAGCGACTGGACGCGCCAGGATATTCCCGTAAAGTCTAAAAAAGAACAGATAGATCGATTGGTTTCAGAAACTATTCTGAATTTTAGAAGGCATTTACTAATGAGTAAAATTAAGGAGCTCCAAAGTTCGATGACTGAATTGAACGCTGAGGTTGATAATTCTAACAAGCTGGAAGAAATTATGGATTACATACAACTTCGCAAAACTATCGAAGGCAAATTAAACCGGGTAACCAGTTAA
- a CDS encoding response regulator, with amino-acid sequence MSTVLVADQHPVIAESIKHILSGNDFINVIGHVDSGNELYSFLGNRRVDVVIIEIDLPQLNGIHALRQIKQQYPYIKILVFSCHPEEMYALSAIKAGAAGYISKTNSAEIVYNAIRQVARGGIYLNEEITYKLNNGISTGQNQISKFKKLSSRETEVLNLLSSGKRNKDIAEALEINEKTVSTYKARLLKKLDAENIADLIKQARLLQINPAV; translated from the coding sequence ATGAGTACAGTTTTAGTCGCCGATCAACACCCTGTAATTGCAGAAAGTATAAAACATATCCTCTCTGGGAATGATTTTATCAATGTAATTGGGCATGTTGATTCTGGTAACGAACTGTATAGTTTTTTAGGAAATAGACGCGTTGATGTTGTGATCATTGAAATTGATCTTCCCCAGCTTAACGGAATACATGCGCTGCGACAGATAAAACAACAATATCCCTATATCAAGATTTTGGTATTTAGCTGCCATCCCGAAGAAATGTATGCGCTTAGTGCGATAAAAGCAGGAGCTGCCGGATATATTTCTAAAACCAATTCTGCCGAAATTGTCTATAATGCAATAAGACAGGTTGCCAGAGGTGGTATTTATCTAAATGAAGAAATCACTTATAAGCTGAATAACGGAATTTCTACAGGTCAAAATCAAATTTCTAAGTTTAAGAAATTATCTTCTCGAGAAACCGAAGTTCTAAATTTACTGAGCTCAGGTAAGCGTAATAAAGATATTGCTGAAGCTCTGGAAATTAATGAGAAAACAGTAAGCACCTATAAAGCAAGATTGCTTAAAAAATTAGATGCAGAGAATATTGCAGATCTCATAAAACAAGCGCGTTTACTACAAATTAATCCTGCGGTCTAA